AGTTTGGCGAAGCGGCTTAGCAGATCGTTCATCGAGCAAACCAGACGACCGTTGCCTTACGAGAAAAGGTACCGACGTTCGATCGAGGCGCCGGTCGAGGCCACGATCGAGCCCACGAGCTCGCCTACGACCGAGATCGACACTGTTTCCGATCGAACCGAGTACAAGGAGCATCGTCCATCGACCAACACAGCCGTACGCAGATCGAACAGTTTATTGGAATCGACGAGCACTGGAAGAGACGCATCGTACCGCGCATCACCGATACCAAGGCGAAGCGTCAGTCTATTCGACGACGACTATTACAGCTACGACTACGACTACGACGTCGACGAGGCCATTGGACGCGATCGCGACCTGCGCATGTCTACCGTGCCGTTCTCGAAGCCTGCTGTCAGAAAATACAAGGAGAACCCAACCGCGGCCGGTAAACATCGCAGAGAGAACTTCCACTCGTACAGAACCGACAAGATCCAAGAAGAAACGGCCATCGACGAGGGATTCAGCCTACCGTGTAGATCCGAGGCCGACCAGCTGGAAAGTAGCTACGCTACCGACAACGGTTCCGTCTCAGAAGTACCGGACGCGACGTCCAGCGTGTCCACCAAATCGTACGACACCTCGCCGACCACCGAGTCATCTTCGAACGCGTTAGACTACTCCAGGTTCTCGTACGCCGGTAAGTCGGACCAGTCGAGGAGCTTTGAGAACAGGCTGCTCGCTGCAGAGAATCTGATCAAAGAGTCTAAGCTGAGGAACCTGGGGTCGAACCGATTCGATCCGAACCTGTGCTCGAGTTACAGAGACACTAATAAGTGTGAGAAGCAGTCATTGATCTCGATCGGCGAGACGACAGGATCATCCTCGGCGATAGGGAAACGGCGCAGCTGCATACCGAGCCTGCGGTTCAGGTCCGGCTCGTTGACCAGAGACCCGATCGGCACGGTGGATCGTCGCAAATCGTTCGCGGACACGCGGGACCTGGGCAGCGTCACTGCGCGGCCGCTTACCCCGGAGAAGTCCATCTTGAGCAAGTTCTTCAAGCCCTCCGGCTCGAGCGACTCGAAGCAGAAGGACAAGGACGCCGAGAGGGAGAAGGAGAAGCCGCAGAAGTCGAAGCAGCACAGGATATCGCGATTCCTGCGGCCCGACTTCTTCGACACGCCCAGAGAGGAGAGCAAGTATGCTAAGGAGAAGGAGGAGCGTAAGGCGGCTGAGAACGAGAGGCGCAAATCTCGCTTCATGAAACGGAAGGGCGAGAGCAGAGCGCAAGAGGCGAGCGGCGTCGAGCAGGAGAAGCGGGAGAAGGAGCTGAAGAACGAGATAAATGCTCTGAGGAAGGACAGCCAGCCGAAAGATCCATCGGAGGAGCAACGGGAAAAGGATGCGTCACCGGGGACGACGACGATCGTCGAACAAGACGACGCGAAAAAGGTTGAGAGGCATGGTTCGCGGAATAGCTTCTTGCACTCGCTGGAGAAGAAGCTCGAGAGACTTCGATCGAACGAGGAAACGACCGTGGCTCCGTCCACGACTGCAAACCCAACGAAACCCGTCGCGAACGGCGGAGTCACGAGCGAATCGCGAGAACGTTCCGCTCCGCCCGGAGATATTCGATCAGACGCCGAGCCTGGGACTCTTCAGAAGGCCGTCAGCGTGGAGGATTTGACCGCGTCGAGCAAGCCAGTTGGTCGGACTGCCTCGAAGAGCAAGGTTTCGTCCGTGCTGGGATTGTTCAGAAGCGCGGACGCGAAACAGACGTCGAACACGATAGGCAGCCGTACGCAGAACACGATCCTAGGTAGGCTGAAGAAGAGCCCGCCGAAATCCGCGAAGAGCGAAGTCGCGGTTCCCGGCGAGGACGCGTATTCTAGCGCGAACGGCGCCAACGGCAGCAGGATACCGACGAAACTGTCCGTCAAGAACGAGTCCAAGTCGACGAAGAAATTCGTCGGTGAAGGGAAGAAACCCGGGCTCGAGTCGCCGAAGCGGTCTCCGCCGAAGGAAAAGCCTCCGATCGCCAAAGAGAGAAGAGCATCCAGCGAGAAGGAGACGGGCAAGGCCGCGGCAGCTAAATCGACCGACAGAGAATCGACAGAGAAGTCGAACGGAGAGGCGAAACGGCCGACGGAGGAATCCGCTGAGAAGAAGGAAGAACCTGCGAACGGCAGCGGCGGTACCGTTGAGAAAAAGGTACTCAAGACAAGGAAGAATAGATCGCTCGCGGAGACCGGATCGTCGACCAGCGAATCGACCAAGCGCGACGACACTGACAAGAAGCCTGTCAAGAAGGCTACCAAGGCGGGCGAAACTGGAGAGGGCAACGACGTCGACGGGATCAAGAAGAAAAAGACGACGCGAACAGTGAAGAAGTTCGTGAAGAAAGCGTCCTCCGACGGCTCCGACGAGAAACCGGACGACACTGGAAAAACCGGGAAACCACGAATGAAGAAGAAGCTGGTCGGGGCAGCGGAAGCCGCTCCAAGCTCGGAATCCGTCGTGAAAGTTCCCGGGAAATCGAAGGAGAACGGCGTCGAATCACAAACGAACGGGAAGTCTTCGACGCGGTCCAGCGTCGCTGACGCGAAGCCCTCGTCGAAAACTGATCCGCAAGAGAAATCCGTCGGGAAGCCGATCTTCGTCTCGGAACCGAAGGCGAACAACGGTCAATCGAAACCGCAAGAATCTCAGCGCGCAAACAGGACCAACTTGAAGCTGGACTTGTCGAAAATACCACAACACTCGTTCCGGAACACCACGCCGAAGAGGGATTCGCCGAAGTCCGAGTCGCCGATGGTTTCTGTCGGCGATTCTCCGAAGACGAGCGACGACAAGCTGATCGAATGTCTGTCAAAGGTGACACACCGCGCCAGCATCACCGGCAACAAGATCGTGATCGACAAGCCACTGCGCGCCAAAGACGTCGCGGAGTTGAAGAGAGAGGTGACCGAGTGCGCGAAGGTGATCGAGAGTCACGTTGAGGCTGAAAACGAGAAGGTGCAACAGCGGAAAGTGACGCCACCAGTCATGAAgaaggacgaggacgaggagatCGTAGCTGAGGCGATCCGGATGGAATCGTCGGTTCCGTCGGCGAGCGAACAGCTGGTTTCTCCGGAAGATCGAGCGACGCCGACGATCAAACAACCCTGGAAGGAATCGCCGACGGATTTCCCGAACGACCCGTTCTCGCCGGTCGACGAGCCGGACAGTTTCGACTCGTGGTCGGTCAGTTCGACGGAGCTGAACCATGCTCGGCAGGACCTTCGCTCGCCGACATCCCCGTCGCATCCTTTGTACTCGAGGCCCTCAGATAGCTCGGCGGCTGAATCGGTGATCGATCGAATCCGTCGACGGAGCTTCTACTCGAGGTTCAACGACAGAAGAAGACCGTCACTGACGGCTCCACCGCCGGGCCTCGGGTTGTCCACGATCTCCGCGTCGCTGCCGCGAAAATACAGCTTCAGCGGGCACAGGGAGCATCGAGATCGTAACAAGTACGGCACCGGGTCTAGCTATGGCCTCGCCGCGATCGGTAAGACAAGGCAAGGGGATCAATATCATCGAACCAGAAGCTTCGACTTGTATGCCGATGACGCGATCGGCTCGCGAAACCGGTCCCTCGAGAGGGCGAGATATTCGGATGCGTCGGTCGCCTCCTCCCCGTACATCGTTGAGTCTAGATCGTCGATCGAGCAACTGCCTCCTCTATCCTCCTCGTACGACCCGCTCAGAAGATACATTAGATCGCCAACGTTCGATTTGTCCACTTCCCGAACGAGGTATCACAGCGCGGACTTTTCCGTCGACTCGGATCTCGCGAGCTACCGGAGTCCGTACTCCGGATTGCTGGCCGAGTCCGCGGTCGAGAGCCACTTCGGCTCGTCGTCCACTCTGCCGAGAAAGTACGGGAGCTCCGCAAAAGAACCAAAGACCGTCGAGTATTACGAGGAGCTGTTGGCTCCTACCGTCGGTTCTACCGATTTCTTGCAGATCAGAAAGTCCCCGATCTCCAGCGAGTATCCGAGCAGATGCGAGAACGGCTTCTATAACGGTAGCGGCTCGAAGCGCAAGCCCTACGAGGAGAACTCGAATGGCGCGGACCTTGCCGCGCAGCGCGAACAGGAAGAGGAGCGATTCGTCGAGCGGGCAAGGTACCTTCGAATCAAACGAGCGTGCCTCCTAGAAGTTAGCCCCCCCCCACTTGTTAAACTGAATCATTTCAACAGTTGCGCTAAAGTGCTacattgtgctcgaatattaaccctttgcactcggttgtcccctctgagaggcaccactaaagattgctgtaccattttattcaaaatattatttacattattaaatatatcggtatcttatcaattactaaacatttagctaTTGTAcgagatattataccaatttcatatccattaaatttcaaaaatcatgggggatggaaatattctagatcggaagaaatgtttaattttttccagataAAATAGCTCCGGGTGCAAATGGTTAAAATTCAGAAAACCGTTTTCCTCAATCTTTCGTCTTACTTTTTATATTATAGTTTTAACATTCGAGCACAATGTAGCACAAACTTAGCACAACTCGGCACAACTGTTGAagtaatttaattgaacgagTGGGGGGCTAACTTCTAGGAGGCAGCGAGTGTCCCGTGTCGATTTGTAACGCGTCTTCTCCGATTTCCAGAAGTAGAAGCGGGAGCACGAGCGCCAGCGTGAGCATCAGCGCGAGTGCCAGCACCAGCGACCGACAGAACGAAGCCGGCCACCTTCCGCCCATCTTCGCCGAACCGACGATCAGCCGTGCTGCCGGTGGCAGCGATCGCAGCTAATTCACAGGCACAACGATCCCATAAACGCGCGATCGAAAATTCTAGATTCCAATCTAGAGAACGTTTGTTGACGAAACGAAAAACGAAAAACGAATCCAGTTATACTCTCCGTTCGAGACTGATACCGCTAGCTCGGACGCACGCGGTCGACAGCCGCGGAATCGTTGAGAAAATAACGCGACTCGAAGAGTCGATCGATCTAGTCGAAAAAAAGCGGTGTGTAACTTTGCCAAAGATTTTTCTGTTGTTCAAACTCGCGTCGCTCGTCCCTCGACTACGAGAGGAGGAGAGGATAGGAAAGGAAAGGAGAGGAGAGCCGCGACGCGAGTCTTCCGGAAATCTAGTCTTCGATTTTGTTTCGTGACCGCGCTGAAAGAAATTCGCGTGCAACAGTTGTTTTGTTCCTTtactttcgtttttttttcttctttttgtaATTACCGTTGTTCTCGCTATTACCAGTGTCGTTGTGCTGCCTAGACCGTGCGATATGTACGAAAGGAAACGCGCGTGCACGCGAGAGCCGAATCGCTGCACGAGAGATCGCGTTCCGTGTCGAGAGATCGCGTTCCGTGTCGAGAGACGCGACGTTCCGGGAGTTTATCGGTCTTTGCGTCACGACGAATCGCACGAACGTTTCTTCGCATCGCGAATTTGGCTGCAGTATTTATAGAAATATAAGCGAAGGTATTGGCAGCTCGGGACAGCGGTCGTGTTCGGCCGCGTTCCGGAGCACCGACGAGTCTCGATTCGCGATTCGTGCGGCTCCGCACCGGCAAATTCGTAGCTACTTTAGCAGCTACGCTTAGTTTCCCAAATGCTTGGTCCACGCGAACGGTTTGCTCGCGATCCAGCGAGTTCTGATCAAGCGAAACTCGTTCTCGCGCGATCCAACATGAATTGGGACCACGCTCGCCAGGAGTTCTCTTCTCGACGAGCCTGAGACCCTCCGTGACCGTTCGGCTACGGTCTTCCGCTTGTTGTGTATGCgttttctattcatatacgtatatctttaaataaatatcatCGATACTCGAAGTGCCGCATGTTGGACTGCTTTGTCGAACCAACTCTGTTCTCTCTTTCTGGctttctctccccctctctttctctcttcgatCAACGGACACCAAATGTTTTTGAGGCAATTTTCGCGACATCGCGCGCTCCGACAACAAATTTCAGGTATTATCCGTTCTATGTTTCCGCATCATGATGAATCCGGTGAAATTGCGATTCCTCTCCGAGAGAtacgagaaagagaagaaacacCTGCGGCTGATAGAAGAGTTCGTCGCTATCGGTCGGTCGGAAGCACCGACCGGCAACAAGTTTTACGCGAAACACGATGCATTCCTTGATTCGGAGATCCGTCAGGAGTACGTCGATTTGGTGACGAGGCGCAACCTAATGATCCCGAAGGATGTTTATCCATCAGGGCCGCCGACGGTGAACATGCAGTACGGCTGGTACACGGATCCCTTGATACCACCGACGAATGATCCCCGATTACGGTTTCCCAGAACGCGAACAGACTTCATAGCTACCGAGCTCGAGATCCGTTTCACTCAACGGGGAATACCGGTCGAGAAATTCACCGGAgtgccgtttaaagtttaagCTTATCGATTCGACGTCGCGCCGCCGTTCAACGGACAGGAAAGGAGagaaaagagggaaagagagaagcgTGTTCGATCCTCGGCGAAATTCAACTTGTATCCGATGTTGTGCGCTCGTCGTTACCAGGCAACGAGCGCTCGACGCTAGTCCACGTTCGAGACGAGAGGACACTGGAGGACACACGACACAAGGAAGATCTTTGGGTCGCGTTACCGTCGAGGATCCGGAGGATTCGGAGCTATCGGCCGCGCCATTCCTACGGTAAGGCGCGAGCGAATCAAACACGAACGAACGAACAAAAACGCGATGCTGTTCAAGGATCGACGGTGATCAACCGGATCGACGCGCCAAAATGGCAGGCAAAGGCGGCAAAGGTTTCCGTGTAAAGGTGCGACTGGACCTGCACGCCGTATGTATACCATATCGTATCGTGTCGACGTTTCCATAGGTACGAGCTAGAGCATCGACGATCAACGCCACTACGTTCGATACGCGCGCCGTGCGCTGTTTCAGGTAACGTGTCCAGGCGTTTGGCTGTGCCCTAGCGGCAAAGTGGCACTCCGGATAACCAGCCTCGGCTCCACCCTAGAATCTCACAGAGTATCTCCGATTTTTCCACTATTATTTCACAACGAGTTTAACTTTAAGAAAACGTTCACACGGCTGGCTGCTTTGACAGAACTGCAACGGAAATTGGAGCAACAGACAATCCGCGCGGAATTGATACAATGGTTTGGTCCGTGCAACCGTGTCGTCGCGTTAGCCACCTTCGAAACCAATTTGGCGGACGTCCTCTACCCCCTGTCCCGATGCAAATGCTTGTTACCCGGAGTAGACGTCGACCTCCTCATGGATCCGACGAGATCGTTCCCCGTTAGTAAACTGTTAGATCCATCGAACGAGTCTCGGCAACACCGACGCGTTTTATGTTTCGTTAGGTTTGCTCGATTTTACAGATACCGGAACAAGAGATAACGTTTCCAGTTTGCCTCGGATCGTCGAGACTCGGATCTTTGGTTTTCACGCGATTCCCACTAAATTTCCACGCGGTTCAACGTTCGATATCCCCGCTAATTGAATACATTCTACCCGACCGGGGACAATTCAGGGTATTATAGCGCCCAAGATCGAAATCTCGACGAGAACCGTAATAGAGGAAGTGCTGGGTGTCCTCGACGGATGGTCGGACGAAGCGTCCGAAATCGATTCGACAATGACCATCTCCAaggtatatgtacatactgtgacaatttaaattgaaattcaactttcaatcgttATATTTccatctaaattcaaattttctATCGGTACGACGATCGCCGCTAACCACTCGTCTTTCAGCGCACGCTGTCCGCTCCGAGGAGACGACCCACGAAAGGTATCATCAGACAAAAGCGAGTGTGTCACAGCCGAACGCATCCTGGACTCGAAGTTCCTCGACCGTAAGTATCGACGAAGAATCGATCATCAAATCGACGCGTATCGCAGACTTTTGATAGTTTAAAGTTTTCGTTCAAGCGTGAGGTACCGGTGCGCGGACGAGAACGCGGACGTGGACAGCCTTCCTATTTGCCATCAGCCagaaatcggtcaacgttgtcGAACGTCTCGTCGATGCAAACGCATCGAATCCCTTCAAGACGTTCACGAGCAACCGAGAGACCACGAAGTCTCCGTTGGCGTTTGCGAGAACGCTCGTCTCTTCGATAGATGTCCAGTCTGTTCGTTGTACAAGTGTTACTTCGATTGCGACTGCGAGCAGGATGTAGAACACAATCGACAGAGTGCCGGCGGAGACCCAGAGTACACTGACGAATTGCGGTGTTGCGACGCTGCTCAAACATTCGCGTAAGTTTCGCAAGAAAAGTTCGCGACTTTGTTCGCGTTACGCAGCATCTTGTCCTTACAGAAAATCGTCGAGAGCTCGGTGCTCGAGGAGAGACGGGAATAGGTACTGTTGCCTGGACAAAGATCGCGGAACAAAGTGTCGGTACGTGTTAAAAGTAGAGATCCTGGTTTTCGAACATGTATTAATAACACACGTGTATACATGTACAtgtgtatttacatacacgtaCTTTAGTAAGAACAACAGGCTGGACCGTGCGTTTCAGTATTTCAGAATGCGATCGTTCGACTGCGGGACGGGACCATCGCGACGCGAGTCAAGGCTTCTACGGGAACTTGGAGAAATTTTACAAAGGAATGTACAAGCAAGCGAAACTCCGAGCGCGGGAGACGGACAACCCCTGATCGTCCAACCAATGTCTGTCTTAAGATTCTATAACGCGTGTGTAAAAGGCAACCATAAATAGGAATAAACCGGTGAAATCTGATGATTTATTTCACGTAAGCCTGTCGTCCCAACGAATATAGGGGCGTGTGCTGAATCTTCGTGCCGCGAAAGTTGACGGTTTTCGAGAGCAACgctggagtcctgagatatatACCTCGTGCCTGAGGCGTCCACGCTCTCAACCTAGCGTGCTCGTTCTCATGCGGTGTTAACGCGATCCAACCTAAACGAAAGAAAACTCGATCTCATGGAATAGAAAGCTCAACGAGCGTAAAACGTATGTTACGGTTCGGTCGATTACCTATACTCGATAACACCATGTCGGCTGCGGATTCCGTGTGGTTGATACCGGTGACATCGAATTCTTTCGAGCCCAATTTCGGCCAAGATTTCAACCGTTCGGGACTGTTGATTGGCACCGCGAAAGCTTTGGTTGTCAGTAATTGTTCGTAAACCTCGTCGGCGTGCTCCGTGTAGCATATCGTTATAGGCAGCTTATTACTTGCAAACAGTGTACACCTGTTGTCGAAAGAAAGAGTGCACGCTAAGTCTCGCTAAATCTCAATTCCTGTTTCGAAGAAAGGAGCACGTACGATCGACAAATTCAGTACCGAATGTAAACATTCCCTTTGAGGAAGTCCAATCTTCCCATGCCAGCCACAAACATGGTTTCCTTCGGTCTAAGGATGAACGTCCTCGGTGATATTGTTTGTGTGGGTACGGTCAACGCTAGTTCATCGGTAGTTAACAGGTCCAATACTTGATCCCGCTGAATGGTACCCGGCGTGTCGTAACACCAACGACTTTGCGCATATTCCGGCTGAGACTCGTCGAAACAGGGTGTCCTTTCCAGGAACTTCGCCGGTTTCTGCGAGAATGGATCGTCTTCGTCCTCTCTGTCGTCGAACGTTCTACCGACTTCATCTATGGAAAAACATTCGCAACTGTTCAATTCAGAAGAGCCGGTGGAAACTGTTTTAGCGTTATTTGTGGTCTCAagatcataactagactgcggatctttatgcgtttatggctactgaaaattttcaaaaaatgaaatataaaatttgcctgagtttagtacgatttctatttatttcaaatctataaaggctactaccattGAAAACAAGATTTGTGTGGAAAAACACGTTGTCGAGTCAAGAGAATATCCTTTACCTTGCAACGTGGCGTATCGTATGTTTCTCGTCTTCCTAAACTTCATACTTCTGTACTCTATCTCTGCGTGTTTGTAAATTCGTTCCTCCATAAGTCGTCTCGTTCGTAACAAGAGTTTCCTGGGCTGTGGGTTCAGAATAGGAAATTTCAGCAGATTCAACGTCGTTCCTGGCCAAGGCGATATCGTAGCGCGTTGCACCAGGTCTACAGCTTGAACTTTACAGTAATCCGAATTGATCAGCGTGTTGAACATCGTACTCTTTCCAACGTTCGTACATCCTACCAGATAAACGTCTcctgaaaatttcaataattctcaAATGTATCACCCTCCGGTCTGGATCATGATAAATCAAGATTAAAAACAAGTACCTCGATGCTTCCACATATGCTGTAACTTGTTTATGAGCTGCTCTATGCCGTAACCAGTCTTCGCAGACGCGAGCGTAGCGTGCATCACGTTCTCTCGTTTTATACCGGTTACATTGACTACAGTATCGACTAATTGGTTCTTTACGTTATCGAGAAACGTGGGGCAATCCCTTGGAAGTAAATCGACTTTATTTCCAACCAGAACAATAGGCGTGAAAGGATGCATGATGCTTTTCAAATCAGGCCATATACTACAGGGGAAATCCGTTAAATCAACGATTAAAATCATCGcgcattttttcctttttataacTTTCAACAGCTCCGGATAATCGTCTATCGATACCTTCACATGTAAGGCAGCATTGTAAGTCTTTAAGAAATGGCATCTCTGACAAACCGTACGTTTCAAATCTTCTTTGTTGCCACCTGAAAACAATTCCAATGGAAGATAACCAGGCATCAATGGATCTATGCAATGTAGCAACGCTCCGCATCCTCCACAATTAATGGAACTCAGCTTAGACGTTGGATCCGGGGTTCCGTAACTTTGAAATGTCTCTTTCTCCACTAAACTATCATTGA
This genomic stretch from Lasioglossum baleicum chromosome 4, iyLasBale1, whole genome shotgun sequence harbors:
- the LOC143208319 gene encoding uncharacterized protein LOC143208319; protein product: MMNPVKLRFLSERYEKEKKHLRLIEEFVAIGRSEAPTGNKFYAKHDAFLDSEIRQEYVDLVTRRNLMIPKDVYPSGPPTVNMQYGWYTDPLIPPTNDPRLRFPRTRTDFIATELEIRFTQRGIPVEKFTGVPFKV
- the LOC143208317 gene encoding uncharacterized protein LOC143208317 isoform X1, encoding MAGKGGKGFRVKVRLDLHAVTCPGVWLCPSGKVALRITSLGSTLESHRVSPIFPLLFHNEFNFKKTFTRLAALTELQRKLEQQTIRAELIQWFGPCNRVVALATFETNLADVLYPLSRCKCLLPGVDVDLLMDPTRSFPGIIAPKIEISTRTVIEEVLGVLDGWSDEASEIDSTMTISKRTLSAPRRRPTKGIIRQKRVCHSRTHPGLEVPRPVRYRCADENADVDSLPICHQPEIGQRCRTSRRCKRIESLQDVHEQPRDHEVSVGVCENARLFDRCPVCSLYKCYFDCDCEQDVEHNRQSAGGDPEYTDELRCCDAAQTFAKSSRARCSRRDGNRYCCLDKDRGTKCRYVLKVEILVFEHVLITHVYTCTCVFTYTYFSKNNRLDRAFQYFRMRSFDCGTGPSRRESRLLRELGEILQRNVQASETPSAGDGQPLIVQPMSVLRFYNACVKGNHK
- the LOC143208317 gene encoding uncharacterized protein LOC143208317 isoform X2, which codes for MAGKGGKGFRVKVRLDLHAVTCPGVWLCPSGKVALRITSLGSTLESHRVSPIFPLLFHNEFNFKKTFTRLAALTELQRKLEQQTIRAELIQWFGPCNRVVALATFETNLADVLYPLSRCKCLLPGVDVDLLMDPTRSFPGIIAPKIEISTRTVIEEVLGVLDGWSDEASEIDSTMTISKRTLSAPRRRPTKGIIRQKRVCHSRTHPGLEVPRPVRYRCADENADVDSLPICHQPEIGQRCRTSRRCKRIESLQDVHEQPRDHEVSVGVCENARLFDRCPVCSLYKCYFDCDCEQDVEHNRQSAGGDPEYTDELRCCDAAQTFAKSSRARCSRRDGNRYCCLDKDRGTKCRISECDRSTAGRDHRDASQGFYGNLEKFYKGMYKQAKLRARETDNP
- the LOC143208313 gene encoding nitric oxide-associated protein 1 isoform X1, which encodes MYVSKISILTSQLKARKILCNIKLYHAEQAAVKPKVHRNNVDPSVLRLRDKLLYCDYLDLETAKVGYYERKENQMKTLVSQRKANYNTSYEKPVSSIIVDKEYESIDRDANNNEMDTENETSADFSMPHTRTNYYETVDSPKEDLDKGPSDLLNPKYKELYEKYLEAKQSGSNDTPKFQDIVKNELAGSLPKGELWKVPQTWMTDFEQFNDSLVEKETFQSYGTPDPTSKLSSINCGGCGALLHCIDPLMPGYLPLELFSGGNKEDLKRTVCQRCHFLKTYNAALHVKVSIDDYPELLKVIKRKKCAMILIVDLTDFPCSIWPDLKSIMHPFTPIVLVGNKVDLLPRDCPTFLDNVKNQLVDTVVNVTGIKRENVMHATLASAKTGYGIEQLINKLQHMWKHRGDVYLVGCTNVGKSTMFNTLINSDYCKVQAVDLVQRATISPWPGTTLNLLKFPILNPQPRKLLLRTRRLMEERIYKHAEIEYRSMKFRKTRNIRYATLQDEVGRTFDDREDEDDPFSQKPAKFLERTPCFDESQPEYAQSRWCYDTPGTIQRDQVLDLLTTDELALTVPTQTISPRTFILRPKETMFVAGMGRLDFLKGNVYIRCTLFASNKLPITICYTEHADEVYEQLLTTKAFAVPINSPERLKSWPKLGSKEFDVTGINHTESAADMVLSSIGWIALTPHENEHARLRAWTPQARGIYLRTPALLSKTVNFRGTKIQHTPLYSLGRQAYVK
- the LOC143208313 gene encoding nitric oxide-associated protein 1 isoform X2, coding for MYVSKISILTSQLKARKILCNIKLYHAEQAAVKPKVHRNNVDPSVLRLRDKLLYCDYLDLETAKVGYYERKENQMKTLVSQRKANYNTSYEKPVSSIIVDKEYESIDRDANNNEMDTENETSADFSMPHTRTNYYETVDSPKEDLDKGPSDLLNPKYKELYEKYLEAKQSGSNDTPKFQDIVKNELAGSLPKGELWKVPQTWMTDFEQFNDSLVEKETFQSYGTPDPTSKLSSINCGGCGALLHCIDPLMPGYLPLELFSGGNKEDLKRTVCQRCHFLKTYNAALHVKVSIDDYPELLKVIKRKKCAMILIVDLTDFPCSIWPDLKSIMHPFTPIVLVGNKVDLLPRDCPTFLDNVKNQLVDTVVNVTGIKRENVMHATLASAKTGYGIEQLINKLQHMWKHRGDVYLVGCTNVGKSTMFNTLINSDYCKVQAVDLVQRATISPWPGTTLNLLKFPILNPQPRKLLLRTRRLMEERIYKHAEIEYRSMKFRKTRNIRYATLQDEVGRTFDDREDEDDPFSQKPAKFLERTPCFDESQPEYAQSRWCYDTPGTIQRDQVLDLLTTDELALTVPTQTISPRTFILRPKETMFVAGMGRLDFLKGNVYIRY